ATGCGCGAGGCGGGCGTCGAGTTCCTTGACACGCCGGATGCCTACTTCGAGGTGATCGACCAGCGCATCCCCAACCACGGCGAGGACGTCGCGCGCCTGGCCCGCAACAAGATCCTGATCGACGCGGATCCTGAGACCAAGCAGCGCAAGCTGCTGCAGATCTTCACCACCAATGCGATCGGACCGATCTTCTTCGAGATCATCCAGCGCAAGGGCAACGAGGGCTTCGGCGAGGGCAACTTCCAGGCGCTGTTCGAGAGCATCGAGCGTGACCAGATGAAGCGCGGCGTGCTCTGATCACGAGGCGGCAGCGGTTTCCCGTGGCCGGCGTTGCGCCGGTCGCGGTTCGGGCATCTAAGGCGGCGCGGTGCGTCGTCGTCAAATCGGGTGAGGAGCGGAGCGTGCACGGAAACGGATACATGAGCGGCTTCGGTAACGAGTTCGCCACGCAGGCGCTGCCCGGCACGCTGCCGGAAGGGCGCAACTCGCCGCAGAAGGTCGCCCACGGGCTCTACGCCGAGCAGCTGACCGGCACGGCGTTCACCGCGCCTCGGCATGCCAACCGGCGCAGCTGGCTGTACCGGATCCGCCCGGCGGCGATGCACGGGGCGTTCTCACCGTTCGAGCAGCCGCGCTTCCACAATGACTTCCAGTCCGGCCCGGTCACCCCCGACCAGCTGCGCTGGGACCCGCTGCCGATGCCCGAGCCGCCCACCGACTTCGCCGAGGGCCTGTTCACCATGGCCGGCAACGGCTCGGCCGAGGCGCAGGCCGGCATCGGCATCCACCTGTACGCGGCGAACCGGTCGATGCAGGACCGCTTTTTCTACAACGCCGACGGCGAGCTGCTGATCGTTCCCCAGCTCGGTCGCCTGCGCATCGCCACCGAGCTGGGCGTGCTGGAGGTCGAGCCGCAGGAGATTGCGCTGATTCCGCGTGGCGTGCGTTTCCGGGTCGAGCTGCTCGACGGGACCGCCCGGGGCTATGTGTGCGAGAACTTCGGTGCGATGTTCCGGCTGCCCGATCTGGGCCCGATCGGCAGCAATGGTCTGGCGAATGCGCGCGATTTCCTGATCCCCGAGGCCGCCTTCGAAGACATCGATGCGCCCGAGGGCAAGCCGTTCGAGCTGATCGGCAAGTTCCAGGGCCACCTGTGGCGCGCAGACATCGGCCATTCGCCGCTGGACGTCGTCGGCTGGCACGGCAATTACGCGCCATGCAAATACGACCTGCGCCGCTTCAACACGATCGGCACGATCAGCTACGACCACCCGGATCCGAGCATCTTCCTCGTGCTGCACTCGCCCAGCGACACGCCGGGCACCAGCAACATCGATTTTGCGATCTTCCCGCCGCGCTGGCTGGTGGCCCAGGACACGTTCCGGCCGCCTTGGTTCCATCGAAACATCGCCAGCGAGTACATGGGCCTGATCCACGGCGCGTACGACGCCAAGGCCGAGGGCTTCGTGCCCGGCGGCAGTTCGCTGCACAACTCGATGACGGGGCACGGGCCGGACGCGGCGACCTTCGACAAGGCGTCCAAAGCCGACCTGTCCATGCCGGACGTCATCAGCGGGACGATGGCTTTCATGTTCGAGACGCGGGCGGTGATCCGGCCGACGACGCAGGCGCTGGCGGCCAGGCATCGGCAGCGCGATTACCAGGCGTGCTGGGCGGGTCTGGAAAAGCACTTCATCGGCTGAGGGCCCGACCCGCAGGCCCTCGACTCTAGCCCGCGCGTCTAGCCCGCGCGCGCGGCCTCTCGCCGCGTTCACGCCGACCCGCTAGCCTCGCCGTCATTGCTGACGGGAGATTGGAATGCGCGCTTATCGATTGTTTCCGACCGCTGTGTCCCTCGCGGTCGTTCTGGCCCTGACGG
The genomic region above belongs to Lysobacter avium and contains:
- the hmgA gene encoding homogentisate 1,2-dioxygenase, whose amino-acid sequence is MSGFGNEFATQALPGTLPEGRNSPQKVAHGLYAEQLTGTAFTAPRHANRRSWLYRIRPAAMHGAFSPFEQPRFHNDFQSGPVTPDQLRWDPLPMPEPPTDFAEGLFTMAGNGSAEAQAGIGIHLYAANRSMQDRFFYNADGELLIVPQLGRLRIATELGVLEVEPQEIALIPRGVRFRVELLDGTARGYVCENFGAMFRLPDLGPIGSNGLANARDFLIPEAAFEDIDAPEGKPFELIGKFQGHLWRADIGHSPLDVVGWHGNYAPCKYDLRRFNTIGTISYDHPDPSIFLVLHSPSDTPGTSNIDFAIFPPRWLVAQDTFRPPWFHRNIASEYMGLIHGAYDAKAEGFVPGGSSLHNSMTGHGPDAATFDKASKADLSMPDVISGTMAFMFETRAVIRPTTQALAARHRQRDYQACWAGLEKHFIG